One Thermofilum sp. genomic window carries:
- a CDS encoding MarR family transcriptional regulator — MSVVFWVRMEELSGLLHEVDSDLLNPKRFAIVSLLYAIGPMSLRELRQTLNLTWGDLDSNIRRLHEKGYIRLWRGLGSGPRILEVKTELTEAGIREYEKLAQQLSAVLRKVEEAKKQAC; from the coding sequence GTGAGCGTGGTGTTCTGGGTTAGGATGGAGGAGCTCTCTGGGCTCCTGCACGAGGTTGACTCGGATCTGCTCAACCCCAAAAGGTTCGCGATTGTAAGCCTCCTTTACGCGATCGGGCCGATGAGCCTCAGGGAGCTAAGGCAAACTCTCAACCTCACGTGGGGGGACCTGGACAGCAACATACGCAGGCTCCACGAGAAGGGTTACATACGCCTCTGGAGGGGGCTCGGCAGCGGCCCCCGAATCCTAGAAGTGAAAACGGAGCTCACCGAAGCTGGGATCCGGGAGTACGAGAAGCTAGCTCAGCAGCTAAGCGCAGTCCTGCGGAAGGTGGAAGAAGCCAAGAAGCAGGCCTGTTAG
- a CDS encoding HEPN domain-containing protein, which translates to MELPSEWVEKADIFFREAKRHIEEGVYWLSCFEAQQAAELYLKALHVAAAGLYPFTHDLSELLNSLKALNFNPPDDLFVVADALTAHYTLSRYPGRKPVSYTKDLAERCISYAERIIEWVKRVSKVEG; encoded by the coding sequence ATGGAGCTGCCCAGCGAGTGGGTTGAGAAGGCTGACATCTTCTTTCGTGAAGCTAAAAGACACATCGAAGAGGGGGTTTACTGGCTGTCATGCTTCGAAGCCCAGCAGGCTGCCGAACTGTATCTAAAAGCGCTTCACGTAGCAGCTGCAGGCCTCTACCCCTTCACTCACGACCTCTCCGAGCTGCTTAACTCTCTAAAAGCTCTCAACTTTAACCCTCCGGACGATCTCTTCGTGGTCGCTGACGCTCTCACAGCTCACTACACTCTTTCAAGGTACCCGGGAAGGAAACCTGTTTCCTACACGAAAGATCTCGCTGAGAGGTGCATCTCATATGCGGAGAGAATCATCGAGTGGGTTAAGCGAGTATCTAAGGTGGAGGGCTGA
- a CDS encoding nucleotidyltransferase domain-containing protein, with protein MRRESSSGLSEYLRWRAELLKRQNELLNEFVERVVERLGKCAVLLFGSRARGNHLPYSDFDIAVVVEEAVDKLSLIEELRALKPRGLPLDLVVFGREDLENPVVKKMLESAIVLHDSLQLSELVSSCCTRGLSKPEL; from the coding sequence ATGCGGAGAGAATCATCGAGTGGGTTAAGCGAGTATCTAAGGTGGAGGGCTGAACTCCTGAAGCGGCAAAACGAGCTTCTAAATGAATTCGTAGAGAGGGTTGTAGAGAGGCTGGGGAAGTGCGCCGTGCTACTCTTCGGCTCTAGAGCCCGAGGCAACCACCTGCCCTACAGCGATTTCGACATCGCTGTCGTTGTGGAGGAAGCTGTAGACAAGCTCTCCTTGATTGAGGAGCTGCGAGCCTTGAAGCCGAGAGGGCTACCCCTCGACCTCGTGGTCTTTGGAAGGGAGGATCTGGAGAATCCAGTTGTGAAGAAGATGCTAGAAAGCGCTATCGTCCTGCACGACAGCCTCCAGCTCAGCGAACTCGTCTCAAGCTGTTGCACTCGCGGCTTGTCGAAGCCTGAGCTTTAA
- a CDS encoding type II toxin-antitoxin system VapC family toxin, whose product MRARFLDSSVFLHAYLKPKRSLTPREAAVKRAAQEVLVRVEEGEPVVTTVVHVSEVANVVEARLGLSYSIKLVAGGILSKENIEVLPVEPRDFDASLDVAQRYSVSVNDALAYVKMKEEGVEEVYTFDKHFHNMPGVKVLPRLPAGET is encoded by the coding sequence GTGAGGGCTAGGTTCCTGGACTCCAGCGTGTTTCTGCACGCCTACTTGAAGCCGAAGCGCAGCTTGACCCCGAGAGAGGCTGCGGTTAAAAGGGCTGCGCAGGAGGTTTTGGTGAGGGTTGAGGAAGGGGAGCCTGTGGTCACAACCGTTGTCCACGTGAGCGAGGTGGCGAACGTAGTTGAAGCGAGACTGGGGTTATCCTACAGTATTAAGCTGGTGGCCGGCGGCATACTCTCGAAGGAGAACATAGAGGTCCTACCCGTAGAGCCTCGGGATTTCGACGCTTCGTTGGATGTTGCCCAACGCTACAGTGTGAGCGTAAATGATGCTCTCGCGTACGTGAAGATGAAGGAGGAGGGGGTCGAGGAGGTGTACACGTTCGACAAGCACTTCCACAACATGCCTGGCGTAAAAGTCCTGCCACGGCTCCCGGCCGGTGAAACCTAG
- a CDS encoding AbrB/MazE/SpoVT family DNA-binding domain-containing protein — translation MIESYLVKMDKFGRILIPSSVRRRVGARVFMLEVLDDGELRLKPLGALKLTELFDAIEVDVEDFADTHALKGALYREG, via the coding sequence GTGATTGAAAGCTATCTGGTGAAGATGGATAAATTTGGCAGGATCTTGATTCCCTCCAGTGTGCGTAGGAGGGTGGGTGCGCGGGTGTTTATGCTCGAGGTATTGGATGATGGTGAGTTGAGGTTGAAGCCTTTGGGCGCGCTGAAGCTGACGGAACTCTTCGACGCAATCGAGGTTGACGTTGAGGATTTCGCGGATACTCACGCGTTGAAGGGGGCGCTCTACCGTGAGGGCTAG
- a CDS encoding nucleotidyltransferase domain-containing protein: protein MRSKPSLEEIKRDLRALSSFEAVVFGSYVTGEFREGSDIDVAVITRLRDQDKNLEIQRSLIGRFKPIYDVRVFELLPLKVKASIIDDYIVLFGDELEISEYFYYWRKVWEDAKHRIEYHRSLEEKLEAIERGRKLKEKLKPGSLEQNPRKHSSS, encoded by the coding sequence ATGCGCTCGAAGCCCAGTCTCGAAGAGATTAAGAGGGATCTCCGAGCTCTCTCGAGCTTCGAAGCAGTTGTCTTCGGCTCCTACGTGACGGGGGAGTTTAGAGAGGGGTCGGACATCGACGTAGCTGTGATTACGAGGCTGAGGGATCAGGACAAGAACCTGGAGATTCAGCGCAGCCTCATCGGCAGGTTTAAGCCGATCTACGATGTGAGGGTTTTCGAGCTGCTACCATTGAAGGTGAAAGCCTCGATCATCGATGATTACATCGTCCTCTTCGGGGACGAGCTTGAAATCTCGGAGTACTTCTACTACTGGAGAAAAGTCTGGGAGGATGCGAAGCACAGAATCGAGTACCACAGGAGCCTTGAGGAAAAGCTCGAAGCTATTGAGAGGGGGAGAAAGCTGAAGGAGAAGCTGAAGCCGGGAAGCCTTGAGCAGAATCCGCGAAAGCACTCGAGTAGTTGA
- a CDS encoding hydrolase, with protein sequence MPFTPFHLGPALGLGVPLRKYIHLPTLLVASVVSDVEPFLVLLLDLSSPLHGLLHTFLLAVPAGFVLGVIMHLLEPVLAPLHKALLLEPKEGVGFRGFLLAGAIGAALHVLLDAPLYDDIMPFYPLTVNPLYNPSLSRVVYALCIGLGLLGLIEYVALARAPSSTRW encoded by the coding sequence GTGCCGTTCACACCCTTCCACCTCGGCCCGGCTCTAGGGCTTGGAGTCCCGCTGAGGAAGTACATCCACCTCCCAACTCTGCTGGTGGCGAGTGTGGTCAGTGACGTGGAACCGTTTCTCGTACTCCTGCTGGACCTCAGCTCCCCGCTGCACGGGCTCCTGCACACGTTTCTCCTAGCGGTGCCCGCCGGCTTCGTGCTGGGGGTCATCATGCACCTGCTCGAACCTGTGCTCGCTCCACTGCATAAGGCGCTGCTTCTCGAGCCGAAGGAAGGGGTGGGATTCCGCGGCTTCCTTCTCGCTGGAGCTATTGGAGCGGCGTTGCACGTGCTGCTGGATGCGCCGCTGTACGATGACATTATGCCTTTCTACCCGCTGACCGTAAACCCTCTGTACAATCCATCACTCTCTAGGGTCGTGTACGCGCTTTGCATCGGACTCGGCCTTCTAGGTTTAATTGAGTATGTAGCTCTCGCAAGAGCCCCTTCATCGACGCGCTGGTAG
- a CDS encoding AbrB/MazE/SpoVT family DNA-binding domain-containing protein, producing the protein MVEVVEVDANGRIYLPASVRRTIPWRRFIVRVEGDMIVLTPVRPAVEKYYGVAGKPAYTTAEEIDEAVERETRRTLEEDLR; encoded by the coding sequence ATGGTGGAGGTTGTCGAAGTGGATGCTAACGGCCGTATTTACCTGCCGGCAAGCGTGCGGAGGACCATCCCGTGGAGGCGCTTTATCGTGCGGGTAGAGGGCGATATGATCGTTCTGACGCCGGTGAGGCCGGCTGTGGAGAAGTACTACGGTGTCGCGGGGAAGCCTGCGTACACGACGGCGGAGGAAATCGATGAGGCGGTGGAGCGTGAAACGAGGAGAACGCTTGAGGAGGATCTACGTTGA
- a CDS encoding type II toxin-antitoxin system VapC family toxin, translating to MRRIYVDVNVLYYYLTAHPVYGERSKRYLEEFSGQLVTSSLTAWLLYVLTRIENIALILDEIGVELAPFDSNVLREATRLEKPRDLEDRIHLATALRLGAAAILSNDKDFDGIPGIRRIFE from the coding sequence TTGAGGAGGATCTACGTTGATGTGAACGTCCTCTACTACTACCTAACCGCGCACCCGGTGTACGGTGAGAGGTCGAAGAGGTACCTGGAGGAGTTCAGCGGCCAGCTGGTTACTTCTTCGCTCACGGCTTGGCTCCTCTACGTTCTCACGCGTATTGAGAACATAGCGTTGATTCTCGACGAGATTGGGGTAGAGCTTGCACCCTTCGACAGCAATGTACTAAGGGAGGCTACGAGGTTGGAGAAGCCGAGGGACCTCGAGGATCGCATACACCTAGCCACTGCTCTGCGGCTCGGCGCTGCAGCAATACTCTCGAACGATAAGGATTTCGACGGGATACCCGGTATCAGGAGGATCTTCGAGTAG
- a CDS encoding DUF998 domain-containing protein yields the protein MDARKLARVLMMLGPLAFPAFHVVVLASAARNPWFDFYRHAFSDLGAARATDPWIYNYGLIVLGAMMCLFSLGLLLASRSKGAAFACGLYFVSGIFLALVGVYPGGTRPHTFVSTWFYVQSFLASTALGLALLAEKRRTPGIVLLLLGLLPTPLGYLVEATVRWPSVAVAEYVGAVVIAVGALIAVAAHWR from the coding sequence CCTTCCACGTAGTCGTACTGGCCTCTGCGGCGCGAAACCCTTGGTTCGACTTCTACAGGCACGCGTTCAGCGATCTAGGAGCGGCGAGAGCCACAGACCCCTGGATCTACAACTACGGCTTAATCGTGCTAGGAGCAATGATGTGCCTCTTCTCGCTGGGCCTCCTGCTAGCGTCGAGGAGCAAGGGTGCAGCCTTCGCCTGCGGCCTCTACTTCGTTTCCGGAATCTTCCTTGCTCTCGTCGGCGTCTACCCGGGCGGGACAAGGCCGCACACTTTCGTATCCACCTGGTTCTACGTCCAATCCTTCCTAGCCTCGACGGCGCTCGGCCTCGCGCTGCTCGCGGAGAAGAGGCGTACACCGGGCATAGTCCTCCTCCTGCTCGGGCTCCTCCCCACACCGCTCGGCTACCTCGTTGAAGCTACGGTCCGGTGGCCGTCGGTAGCCGTAGCCGAGTACGTGGGAGCCGTCGTGATCGCAGTGGGCGCTCTCATCGCCGTCGCAGCCCACTGGCGCTAG